In Onychostoma macrolepis isolate SWU-2019 chromosome 17, ASM1243209v1, whole genome shotgun sequence, the DNA window tttaaaacataataatataacgGTAAAGTGAAATTAAATGTAACTTCAAGTGTAATTGTCAAGGATGGCTCTATACTTGATTAATTCGTTTTACTGATGTTGTTGAAAGTAGGCTGTGTTTTATATATGCTATTACCTAACATCTGTTTCGTTAAAGGTTATGTAATAAATTATGATACTAACACACttgacagaagaaaaaaaaaatccataaaattAATTCCGGTCAGGTTTTGTAAATCagatcgtttttttttttttgttgttgttgttgttgtttgtttgtttgttttttagacGAGAGTTTTTATACAGTGCCAGAAGTTTAtcgaatttataaaaaaaaaaaaaaaaaataaataattgattgtATTTTACCaagtattaaacaataatatgaTAGTTTTATGTACAGTGTTAATATTACGTCGCTATAATTTAGTATATGGCAAGTATATGGTATCCTGTTATCAAATGACAAACGCACACATTAAACGAAGAGCGGGGCAGGCGCGCGCACGAACGCATGCACTCACAGCATATGCTTGCTTAAGcagacatactgtacatacacgTTTAATAGCAAACACACTCCTTCACTCTTAGGCACATGGCAAAGATGCCGAGAGAGCCGGATTCACTCAGCCATCATCGTGCAAAATGCCCTGAGGATAGATTCCTGACCAAGAGGACCGAATGGCTCCAAGGACCCTTCAGACTCGTCCTTATAATCATTTACTTCTCTTATTTGAGACATACTTTGGCACATCCTCAGTGTCTGGACTACCAGCCACCTTTCAAACCCCCTTACCACCTTGAGTTTTGCAGGCACTATGAGAAATTTGGTTGCTGTGACCAAAAAGCAGACAACAGTATTGCAATGAGATACTGGGATATAATGGACCTGATTGGTGATGAGGCATATGCAGTGTGCGGTGATTTGGTAAAAGATATTATGTGTCAGGTATGTATGATCCTGTTATTAACATATAAGCTGAAATTGCTACTGTagtaaactgcattttttttttaaatatatatttggttatttatgttttaacaggttgtttttgaaatgttgtGAAATGTTTGAGTGTTAGAAGGTATCTGAGAAGTTGCactttcatatttatattatataatattacacaaCAACTTGAACAATTTATAGTGCTCtgaataacattatattttataagcTTATTATCCTGCATATGCCCATTGCTCTCTTATATTAAACAGCTTAATACCATATTTGCAATGTAAGGGATGtaattagcatttatttattcatttatttttagtaatagtttTGAGGAGTTTGCTTTTGACAGCAGAATAGAGTGTAGTCTACATGTctgatattttaatacatttaaatgcttaaatgatttctgtttttctcagtagctgtcattcactgatgtAAATACATTTGCAGAAATTCACAGTAAATTCttttattagtggtgcttggtAAGACAATTGTCAGTATTATTATTGCACATCCATTTGATTAGATGTGAgagcttttaaaaacaaattatagtGTGTTTGTACTGCAGATTAATGATTCCTCATCTCGTTTACAAATTGTACGGTTACATTTTGAAGTGATTTTACATAGAGTTTTCACTGGGGCAGATTAAGTAATTTATATTTAAGGATTAACCAGATCCATATTATAGAGCATGGGTATCCAGTTCTGCACTTGGAGTCATACCTTTCCGGAAAGTTCAGCTCCAGTCCTAATTAAACGCACCTAAAGCAATTAAGGTCTTCAggaacacttgataattacaaTCAGGTGGAGCAGGGTCAGAACTAGTGTCGTATAGTCCAGACCAGCTAATTCAAGTCAGAGTTCAGGCCAAATCTGAAAAGGTTGAGTCAGACTCTGAGAGAAAGTCATATATGAGTCTGAGTCAAGTTATAGATTCGAAGAGCAAGTGTGTCTAATTCTGCTCCTGGAGGGTCAACATCCTGctgagtttagttccaaccagctccaaaacACTTGCCTGGAAGATTCTAGTGAGTCTGAAGATCTCGATTATGCTGGGTACACACCACAATATAATCGGGCTGATTTTGGGCCGATTTCTCCCCTTCCGACAATCCTAGGTAATTTCCAGATTATCATGGTGGTTCTAAAGATTATTTTATCAGATTTTCCTGTGGTGGGAGGTGTGTTAAGAGTGACTTAATCTGCTCGGAAGAACGTCGGAGGCGCCCCGATCGCGAATCGTAAATATTCAACATCAGAAATCCTGATGTGTGGGGGGAACTCCGAGGACACCACACACTATTGGAGCAAAACGGTTAAATCTAGGATTTTTTTGTTCTCATGTTTGTGGTCTCTCACATTTTGAAGTTCTTATAAAATCTTTTAGTGTGTACCCAGCATTAGCTGattcagatgtgtttaattGGGGCTGAAGCCAGTGCTTGAAGTGGAAAAAAAGAAGTGCCCCACCCCCCAACCACCCAGCaaggttgccaggttttcacaacaaagcccatttgctactcaaaactagctGAATCGCAATTCAAGGATGGCATTCTGGGGggtaaaatacatgtttttttggCAGGGTTACCCTGGAAAAATTCGCATTCCAGGTGCTAAATATCACATTATTGGGGTAGCTTCAACCTGCGAACGTGAAAAACAACGGGGGAACAGTGTTAAAGTagggacttggcaacactgcccCTGAGGTAGACTGACACCACTTGCATTCATTCATGATTGTTTGAGATGACAGGTGACCCCCCTGGGTGTGAATTATAGTGTCATTTCTAATCACCCAGACACTGACGCTTTGACTCTGAATACTGGGAACATGTCAGAAGTGGCggtacacacaaaaaagtgcCGGTAAGCTAAAGACTAAAATATAGAAGTGCCGGTACTTCATACCGGTGCGTACTGGCCCACTTCAAGCACAGGCTGaacctaaactctgcaggacagtggccctccagcaACTGGTTTGGGTACCCCTGCTAAAGAGGGTCTGAACCGGGATGGGCAACTCTGGCCCTCAAGATCCATTTTCCTGCTTTGCaggagtttagctccaaccctaataaaacacaccttaacaagctaatcaaggtcttggGGATTACTTGTAGGTGAGTTtaatcagggttggagctataCTCTGCAGGAAAGAAATCTCAAATTGTCCAATCCTAGTCTGAATCATTCAAACaatataaatgtgaccctggaccacaaatttttcacaaaaaataagtgtcaatttttcgaaattgagatttatacataatctgaaagctgaataaataagctttcaattgatgtatggtttgttaggatcagacaatatttggtcgagatacaactatttgaaaatctggaatctgggggtgcaaaaaaatccaaatattgagaaaatcgcctttaaatatgtccaaattaattcttagcaatgcatattactaatcaaaaacgatgttttgatgtatttacagtagaaaatttacaaaatatcttcatggaatatgatctttacttaatatactaatgatttttggtataaaagaaaaatctataattttgacccatacagtgtatttttggctattgctacaaatataccccagcgacttaagactggttttgtgctccagggtcacaaatatgctTTTCTTTGGAGTGATGAAGCACAGTGTGTGCTCCAGTCTAAAGACACAATAGCACAGAGCAGATCATATGCAAGCGTCAGCACAGACCACAAAACTTATACACAGCATTGTAGTACTCAAGCCTGGACTCAGTCTTGACTCAGACACCAGATGCTCTGAAGTCCACGAAAATGGTCTTGGAATCAAGAAGTCCTTGAGTACTATAACACTGGCTGGAACTGCTACAGCAAGGTAGAACTCCGGGAACAGAACTGAGCCCCTGTTATGGACTAGAACATCAGAGACTTGTGGGTGGGGACGTTTGACTTGAACCAATAAGCTTCAGAAAATGTAGTTAATTGTAAGACCTGTATTGCTCTTTCGCAGGAATGTTctccatacgccgcacacttgTTTGATGCTGAAGACCCGTATACTCCAGTGCGGCACCTACCAGGACTGTGCTTCGCTTACTGCTCAGAATTTCACAGCAAGTGCCATTCTGTGGTCAAGTACCTAACCAACAGCCGGACTCTGCTGGAGACATGCGAGAAGGACCGCTCGCATTTCTGCAACCTCATTAACCTCGCTGACCAGGACTATTGCTACCCCAATGTCCTGAGGAACAATGACATGTACAGCAATCTGGGCAAGGTGGTGGAGGATACCAGAGGCTGCCTGCAGCTGTGCTTGACAGAAGTGGCCAATGGGCTGAGGAACCCTGTGCTGATGGTCCACAGTGGAGATGACACCCACCGCATGTTCGTGGCAGAGCAGATTGGCTTCGTATGGGTGTATCTGAAAGACGGCAGCCGCTTAGAGCAGCCCTTCCTGGACATTAGCGGGGAGGTGTTGACCACACAGTGGCTGGGAGATGAAAGAGGTTTCCTGGGTCTCGCCTTTCATCTGAAGTACAGAAACAATGGCCGCTTCTTCATCTACTACTCCATTTTGATCAATGGCAAGCTGGAGAAAATTCGCATCAGCGAGATGAAGGTCTCAGCTCATGACATGAACGTGGCAGACCCCTACTCTGAGAGGTTAATAGGTTTGATCTATGTTGATGTGCACGTGCTGTCAAAATATACgttaaagaaacagttcactaaaaaaattaaaaatctcttATTTTCTCAACCGAATTTGTTCCATATGCGCACGCTgttattttttctgtgaaactAAAAATCTTCTTGCATCTTAAAAATTGCGTAAAGATTTCATTGTCAATGTGTCCATCAAGTCCAAAAATGCTTTAGATTTCATGATATGAAGTCAAGCTGCATGTAAAACCTGAGACTCACTGCACGATTTCCGGCTGTCCCAGACAAAAGATTGGtatcgtgaaacaatcgtggcgATTTCTGTGATCGTAGCTCCTAATCGGTGGTCTTGTGTCGTACACTGAGAGAGGTTCAAAGACGGCCGTTGTCATGGTCTTGCGACCAAAGATAGCCTACGATAATTTTCTGACAGTGTCAGAAATTCAGCATGATCGTCGCACAATGTTTGCTGCTACGACCCACGTTTACTGACCAGCCAATGAAAATGCAACATGAAATCAATGCAACATGGCGATAAAACATAAAACCGCTTACCTCAAGCTCTTATCCCTTCCGCTTTTGCCACTTTCCCTTTTTTTTAGCGCACACAAAAACTACAACTTCCAAAGTGTGATTCATGatactctttttgttttcaaactAGTGCATGCTGATGACGTTTTATTCTTCTATAGTAACGTGTCGTGCGACGTAACGTACAACTCAATAGGTGTAATCACTGTAGAGTCTACATGTATGTCTCTACccaagtttattagatccatgtcACACAGTGTGATCTGCAATCATcttataggattgctaaaatcgtgcagtgtgtagAAGGCTTTAATGACATTATcaaacctcattggttcttTCGAGTCTCATGACCAAATGTTATTGAAGTCCAAATTCACACCGTAGTTGATTTCAGAGAAAACCAACTGTTCTTAACACAAAGCCATCATTTGACTTCAGAACATTTTGGTTATTGTGGTGCAGACTAGGTAATGGTGCTTTTATGGTTTTGAATAGTAggctattttatatatttcctTCTCAATTTCTTCTTAAAtgttgtaaacaaatatgtATCTACAGAGTCCTTCTTGAGATTGAGGAGCCTGCAGCAAACCATAATGGTGGGCAGCTTCTGTTTGGTCTAGACGGATATCTGTACATCTTTACAGGGGACGGTGGAAAAGCAGGAGACCCTTTTGGAAAATATGGAAATTCCCAAAACAGGTAAGGacagtttttaaacatttccgAATAATTGGTGTAGAATTAAGAGTATGAGTGTCACAAATCATGCGTAATGCTTTGATAAAACTCCAATAACTCCCTCTTAGACACTTCATCACAAAAGATTCACCTGCTATGCAAATATATTTCAGATCAGCATTGTTAGGAAAAGTGCTTCGGATTGATGTGGATGGTAGCAGTATAGATGGGAAGCCCTATAAGATTCCTCCAGACAATCCCTTTCTCGGAGAGCCTGATGCAAAGCCAGAGGTCTATGCCTATGGTGTGAGGAATATGTGGCGCTGCTCAGTGGATCGAGGGGATCCGCTCACTGGTTACGGGAGAGGGAGAATTTTCTGCGGTGATGTGGGTCAAAATCGATATGAGGAGGTTGACATCATTGTGAAGGGAGGAAACTATGGATGGAGGGCCAAAGAAGGCTTCGAATGCTTTGATATGAAATTATGCCAGAACTCTTCTCTAGGTGAGCTGAACCGTAgaataatcacacacacatatgggtCAGAGAAAATGACAGATCAAATGGAGCATTCCAGAAATTTTTACTGCTCAATGAAACTGGTCACTGAAGAACTTCATATCACTAGCCAGTCAATAAATGTGTGCTCCTGATTTCTGGAGATTGTTCATTTTGAGCATTTCAAATAATCTTGAATGAAtggttactttaaaaaagtcattatttactcccATGTCATTTTTGAGCAGTTTGTGTTTTTCATGGAAAAGGAAAGTTGATGATTTACACTGCCAAACTcccaaatgagaaaaaaaaaaggaattttcaatttgaatacatTCTTGATTTCAAGTCTTCTTAATTCCTTGTTTGAGAAAATGTATGCATACATTTATAATCTTTTCCTCTGCATAGCTCTCTGATCTTATTTAATTTAGCATATTTCAATCTAGCTAAATTGCAATCGGTCACATGACACACAAGAAACAATGACGTTTGGTGACAATGCAATGAGCCTAAATTCAGTATAATAATGGCTTAAATTTGTATCTGTTCCTCAAACAAAGATAGCGTAAAGCTACAGTAAGACTTTGAATATAATGCACAAGTTACATTGATCAAATTTACACACGGAGTGAGAAATTAATAACAGACGGTTCTTTTTAGGATGAAATGTAATGAAACTGTAATGAACAAACTCTCATTTctttaaacattgttttaattacacaaacattttttatttttatagatgACATTCTGCCAATATTTGCCTATGGACACCATGTTGGGAAATCCGTAACTGGAGGTTACGTGTACAGAGGATGCGAATCACCCAACCTTAATGGTCTTTATATTTTTGGAGACTTTATGAGTGGGTAAGGACCAACTCTCTTTCATTTTTGCAACAACTAAACCTAACTATTTTTCATGCGCAATAAACTCTCAGTTATAGCTATAAAAGTTACAGCTCGTGAGAGTCATTTTTAGGTCAATCGgtcactacttttttttttcttttttttttaaatatgtctggGAGCAATGATAATTCAAGCTTTTGTTCCTATTCAGACGATTAATGGCTCTGGAGGAGGATAAGAAATCTGGGAGTTGGAAGGAAAAGAGTGTGTGTATGGGTGACACTAAAACCTGCTCTTTTCCTGGCCTTATAAATCATCACCACAAGTTCATCATCTCATTTGCAGAGGATGAAGCGGGTGAGTTTGTGCACAGTACAATATAATGCacaatataatgcaattatGTGACTGAAAAATATTCAtactatatatgtttttttttcctgaaggAGAACTTTATTTTTTGGCGACGTCCTACCCAAGTGCAATGTCTCCCTTTGGCACGCTTTACAAATTCATGGATCCATCCAGGTAGGTATATTTTGCTACACTTGGATGCATTTTCTGCTCAAATAGTCTTAATATGCACACACGTGCAGTACGGTAAAAAATGACGACCATTTTTCTTTGCCTAATCTGTCTATACTGTATAACCAATGATGGGTAAATTCCCCATTAACAGAGTTCTTAAAATGTAACAGATAAGTCTCAGTTAAGACATCATGCTGGGAGACAGAGGGACTACAGGACGTGTCAGTTTAAGCATCAGGCGGTCTATATTCCTTTGGAATCTTGGAATCTGTTACACATGCTTCCACCAAATGGTTTCCATCCAGACTTCTGGAAATCtgctatcatctatctatctatcacagATCATAAATACTTATCAGTAATAACTCAATGATTTTTTCCATGTTATTCTGTGACATCGGGGGTCTGATATAGTGAAATGTcgattttactatattttattttgttacagtGCCTTTAAAATACGTTGAATCTAGTAAAGGATGAATAAATGACTTAAATAGAGACTGAAATAACAATATAAAGAACCAAACATAAtctttttgatgttttaaaCAATTAACCTATGGATAAATCAAGAATCATCCTGCTGGAACCAGCAAGACTACTGAAGATTATCAGCACATCTGAAATCAGTCTCACTAATAGAAATACCATACATTAGTCCCAGCTGTTCTGTATTCTTTATCCCTCCTTAAATAGCCAAGTGGAAAAAACAGAGATTCATTACTAATAGGAGCAGTAGAAGGTCATTgccctcacaaacacacacagccttgtatatacatttatgtcGAATTAAATATGATACcatcttaaatttatttttttacctcaCGGCACTAAAGGAGtcctacatttttaaatttaatgaagTTATTTCCTCTGTCTGACTCTATTTACAGGAGGGCACCTCCaggaaaatgcaaaaacaagtCACTTCCTGTAAAGGTCAGAGGGAAGAAAGTGCCATTCACACCAAGAGAATGTAagaatattttagattttttgatgttgtaaataaaacaaagattggagtacattttacaagaaaatagtACTTCAGTTTATCTATTTCAAAagttcacatttaattcaatgttacttgctgtttctttgtaaaaaaaaaaaaaaaaaaattcttttttAAGATGACCAAAGAAAATCAATTGCATTATGTAACAGAATTGCCTGAAGActcatacacatatataaatatatatataattttttttaagtgactGTGCTTGGCATAAATGAAACACCTACAAGATCACCACTGGAAAAGATCTTACTCCCCACTAAACCACCAAACATACGCCAGCCCACAAGGGCCAAACCCACCACATCTGcaccaaagaaaaaaatcctGGGCAAAACCACTATAGCGAAGTTGAGCCAAGAAAAGTTAAAGAAGACAACTCAGGCAAAGGAGAAGCAAATAAACACGAGCACAAAAACACTAAAGAAGGCTCCTCCTAGCAAGAAGTCATTGTTGCCAACCAAGAAAGACAAACAAGCCACAGGAAAGCCATCTCACAATCCCAAACCGTCCATAAAAGGAGctccagaaaaaaagaaaaccaaacctTTCAAACCAACAAAACCAAAAGATGTGACAAAGCCCAAGATCTGGCTACAAAAGACTAAAAAACAGGTGAAGAAACCCATTAAGAGCAAACCTAAGGTGACAGTTTCTAAAAAGAATCAAGACAACAGCAAAAAGACTAAAAAATATCCCTTtcacaaaaaagagaaaactgtTTAAATAAGCCATGCGTGTGGTGTAGTAATTAGATGCTAGTAATGTAGAGCAGTAAAGAGAATTCAAAGAGATCCTGTTCAAACAATGTATCAATTGAATTGCAGTTTCGAGGTCAGTCAGATGTGTGATATGAAAGACCACAGAGAAAACCACAACAGTCCTGCGCCGACAGTTGATTTTGTTTAGCATGCAACACAGAAGCATTCTTCAAATGTTGGACTTATTTTTGGAATGTGGTGAAGTAATTAGTTTGGGGTGATGATCTTTATTTTAGaccaaaactaaaattaaaaggagaaattctaaataaaaagaaaaacaaaaatgtgtttgaaagtcTTTCTTAAACATAACTCTTTGAAACTAAAATACATCGAATTGTAAAATGTGCAAATTTTATGACATACCTAAGAATTTTTGAAATGTAAACCCAAAGTGGCACTGTTTTTCCTTTAATAGACACAGAAAGAAAGCAAACGTATATATCCCATCCGTGCATAAGTCTTTCTTGGTGAAAGTAAAAATGGTTCATTCTACAAAGTGTTTTGTCTTGcttacaaaaaatgtatttttaatacagATCCAAGTCTATAAGAGGGTGTAAATTAGGTATTACTCACCACACTCTTGATGTTTGTTGTACTAGGTCAACTACAAAAGTAGATTTGCGATTGCAGATTAAAGGGGAAGCACTATTGCTGAACACGGTTTTAAGAATTTTGCtaaattcaaatgtttttttaattacttttactATTGTACATGcacatatttgcatattattCCAAAAGTAAAACGGAAAATGGTACAATGTTTAATGCTAAACAACTGAGCtttttctaaaacatttaataaaacactTGTGCTTTTAAGTGAACATGTGATTTGCCCTTTTTTATGATAAAGTCACCCAACATTTAATAAAAGTGGGTcatgaaaaaaactaatttttatttcattttatttcaaatgtgttATCTCTGAAGTCATCACTGTGTAGTATGTCAAAAACTCCAAGCAAAGCATAATGTACAGTAAGTGATCTGCCATCTTTGACAACATCCTGTCAAAGCCAAATCCAACCCATCATTCAGGATCCTTATCTTCAGCCAACAGGCTCttctgtattttgtttttaaggtaAGCTTCACTACAGCATAAAATCATAAGTCATGCATTCCATGGAATATCTAAATGATGCATCTTCATATTTGGTATCAGCAATTCTATATAAATgcacatatttgcatatttactgtatttgcagGGTTTGTACAATACTGTGATGCATCCAATAGTCTTGCATGTATAAGAAGATGGTGATTAAAAATTCAACTGAAAATTATCAGAAACTGCTAATTAATGTGTtaagatggcggcgcgatcagacgcagcggcttctccgggtcccaaagacggtgcatTTATGTcgtttaatgtcgtctgttcgtctctaaacaatgtcaatttaccgctaattcatcgggagatcactccgggatacatctatgatcgccaaagccttttggatatcgacaacacatacaaacacaaactctcgccggcggctactgagaagctacgaggcctttgtttactgctggagccagacctcgagaccgcggcctcacctactgacgctacccgcacaaggcggcgtcgcaagcggtgtgagagaggacagAAGTATACAAGCCAGGCTAAGGgctaaccccacaagaccggctcttccaacactcatgctctcaaacgttcgctctctggaaaacaaactggacttaattcaactcagtcggtctacacagcatgaggcaagggattgttgtgtgtctgtttttactgaaacatggctaaacgacaacatcccggactccgccattcagctacACGGGCTAATAAGACATCACtgtcatcactgtctggtaagactcacgggggtggcttgtgtgtgtatatcactGTGTAATGCTGCAttagtatcaaaacactgttcgtcgctggtggagtttatggttgtgaagtgtcgaccgttctatctgccgcgggagttcacggccattgttattgtcgcggtttacATTCCCCCGTGTGCAAATGCTAAGGACGCGATTCGtgaactgtacagcgccatcagcgaacaacaaataaataacctcgacggctttttcatcatagccggtgacttcaaccacgcaaacttaaagacagttttgccaaagttctaccaacatgtgaactttgcaacaaggggaaataacacactggactttgtttacacaacagaaaagaacgcatacaaagccgaaccccgcccccacctcgggtactcagaccacatctctgttatgctaatcccagcatacagaccacttctcaaaCTTACCAAACCGGTTCTAAAACAgatcacggtatggccagaaaatgctacctcagcactgcaggactgcttccaggacaccaAAGAAGAATAACCAAGAAAatcaaagaaatcacctgtgtcctgtctaaatgactaccgtcccatagcactgactccaatcataatgaagtgctttgagaggttagtcatgcacaacatcaaaaccagcctccccaacacactcgacccACTCCAATTTGCATACCATCCAAACCGCTCTACAGATGATGCAatctcctccaccctccacctggctcttacccacctagaaaacaaagactcttatgttagaatgctgttcattgacttcagctcagcattcaacacaataatcccgcaacagctcataaataaactaaacctgctgggccttaacaactccctctgtaattgaattctggactttctaaccggaagacctcagtcagtccgtgtcggccacaacacctcgagcactac includes these proteins:
- the hhipl2 gene encoding HHIP-like protein 2, whose amino-acid sequence is MAKMPREPDSLSHHRAKCPEDRFLTKRTEWLQGPFRLVLIIIYFSYLRHTLAHPQCLDYQPPFKPPYHLEFCRHYEKFGCCDQKADNSIAMRYWDIMDLIGDEAYAVCGDLVKDIMCQECSPYAAHLFDAEDPYTPVRHLPGLCFAYCSEFHSKCHSVVKYLTNSRTLLETCEKDRSHFCNLINLADQDYCYPNVLRNNDMYSNLGKVVEDTRGCLQLCLTEVANGLRNPVLMVHSGDDTHRMFVAEQIGFVWVYLKDGSRLEQPFLDISGEVLTTQWLGDERGFLGLAFHLKYRNNGRFFIYYSILINGKLEKIRISEMKVSAHDMNVADPYSERVLLEIEEPAANHNGGQLLFGLDGYLYIFTGDGGKAGDPFGKYGNSQNRSALLGKVLRIDVDGSSIDGKPYKIPPDNPFLGEPDAKPEVYAYGVRNMWRCSVDRGDPLTGYGRGRIFCGDVGQNRYEEVDIIVKGGNYGWRAKEGFECFDMKLCQNSSLDDILPIFAYGHHVGKSVTGGYVYRGCESPNLNGLYIFGDFMSGRLMALEEDKKSGSWKEKSVCMGDTKTCSFPGLINHHHKFIISFAEDEAGELYFLATSYPSAMSPFGTLYKFMDPSRRAPPGKCKNKSLPVKVRGKKVPFTPRELTVLGINETPTRSPLEKILLPTKPPNIRQPTRAKPTTSAPKKKILGKTTIAKLSQEKLKKTTQAKEKQINTSTKTLKKAPPSKKSLLPTKKDKQATGKPSHNPKPSIKGAPEKKKTKPFKPTKPKDVTKPKIWLQKTKKQVKKPIKSKPKVTVSKKNQDNSKKTKKYPFHKKEKTV